A single genomic interval of Myxocyprinus asiaticus isolate MX2 ecotype Aquarium Trade chromosome 19, UBuf_Myxa_2, whole genome shotgun sequence harbors:
- the LOC127409740 gene encoding MADF and BESS domain-containing protein: MLTTMEERLIAAVSDYPELYNSTINSYKDAARKAKAWRAVSLQVEIPEEDCRRRWKSLRDMFIKDKRAEQRRRASGTVHRSWKYSWQMSFLTPFIQSRSLAADEPEEDRDDEDKEEERTADGNSSFVDQDFEGDHEMLDGSSQYSASGSQGPGRKRKWQMEGTEDLEDEMFLFSLLPYLRRLPYAKKSAVKLKIHQLLYEAEFK, encoded by the exons ATGCTAACAACAATGGAGGAGAGGTTAATAGCTGCGGTGTCCGACTACCCAGAGTTGTACAATTCTACAATAAATTCATATAAAGACGCTGCGAGAAAAGCTAAAGCGTGGAGAGCTGTGAGTCTGCAAGTTGAAATACCAG AAGAGGACTGTCGCAGGAGATGGAAGAGCTTACGGGACATGTTCATTAAAGATAAACGTGCAGAGCAGCGCAGGCGAGCGTCAGGAACGGTGCACCGCAGCTGGAAGTACAGCTGGCAGATGTCTTTCCTCACGCCCTTCATCCAGTCCAGATCGCTGGCCGCAGACGAGCCCGAGGAAGACCGAGATGATGAAGACAAGGAGGAGGAGAGGACGGCTGACGGAAACTCTTCGTTTGTCGACCAGGACTTTGAGGGGGACCACGAGATGCTGGACGGATCGTCGCAGTACAGCGCGTCTGGATCGCAAGGACCTGGACGCAAGCGGAAATGGCAGATGGAGGGAACGGAGGACTTGGAGGACGAAATGTTCTTGTTTAGTCTTCTGCCGTATCTGAGACGTCTGCCTTACGCTAAGAAAAGTGCGGTGAAATTAAAAATTCACCAGCTGTTGTACGAGGCAGAGTTTAAGTGA